From Apium graveolens cultivar Ventura chromosome 9, ASM990537v1, whole genome shotgun sequence, the proteins below share one genomic window:
- the LOC141685184 gene encoding uncharacterized protein LOC141685184: MAVIGGPIRQTISVHPPLLTSCGYVSQHQAKGWGAPGRILSLVQRQSSQENKERVPRAGIIHIILGGSHIDGDIRKVMDRYAREAKDKHLTNVNHLSQRPPELFEREADDIVFRENDAKWVHYPHMDALVIKMKIGKVNVHRAMVDTGSSADILTYDAYNKLGLLDRELTSTSGHLYGFTGNSIGVKGII; this comes from the exons ATGGCAGTAATTGGAGGACCTATTCGTCAGACAATTTCAGTCCACCCTCCACTACTCACCTCCTGTGGCTACGTTAGCCAACATCAAGCAAAGGGATGGGGAGCCCCTGGCAGAATACTTTCGTTGGTTCAACGCCAAAGTTCCCAAG AAAATAAAGAGAGGGTACCTCGAGCTGGTATCATTCACATCATTCTAGGCGGGTCTCACATTGATGGAGACATTCGGAAGGTAATGGACAGATACGCCCGGGAAGCAAAAGATAAGCACCTCACCAACGTCAACCATCTGAGTCAAAGGCCACCGGAGCTCTTTGAAAGGGAGGCTGATGACATCGTGTTTAGGGAGAACGATGCCAAATGGGTGCATTACCCTCATATGGATGCCCTGgtcataaaaatgaagattgggaAGGTGAATGTTCACCGAGCAATGGTGGATACCGGGAGCTCGGCTGACATTTTGACTTATGATGCCTACAATAAGCTGGGATTGTTGGATAGAGAATTAACCTCGACAAGTGGACACCTATACGGGTTCACGGGAAACTCGATCGGAGTGAAAGGGATAATTTGA